CATCGTCGTCGGCATGGCCAACGGCGCCATCGCGGCGTCCTTCGCCGTCTCCGGCCAGACGTTCAAGGTCAGCGCCACCAAGCTCGAGGGCGAGGGCTTCAAGCAGTACGGCGGCATGGTCGAGGAGAAGGACGGCACTGCCCACCCGGTCGCCGTCTCGGAGATCGGCAGCGCCAAGCTCCACAACCTCTGCCAGTCGGTGAAGATCCCCAACATGCCGATCGTGCTCACCATCAACGCGGGTGGCGGCGGGAACCCGGCCACCGCCAGCGGCATGCTGATCGACATGGACTCGCTGGAGGGGAACGCGACCTTCTCGAACATCAAGATCGGCAGGGACGCCACCGACCTGAACTCGCATGCCACGCCGAAGTCGTTCGGACAGAGCGCGGACAGCGTCGTCATCACCGACCTCCGG
The nucleotide sequence above comes from Micromonospora pallida. Encoded proteins:
- a CDS encoding DUF6230 family protein: MMVPTTVVAGAIVVGMANGAIAASFAVSGQTFKVSATKLEGEGFKQYGGMVEEKDGTAHPVAVSEIGSAKLHNLCQSVKIPNMPIVLTINAGGGGNPATASGMLIDMDSLEGNATFSNIKIGRDATDLNSHATPKSFGQSADSVVITDLRQVARSTSAGTFTLTGLKLKVNVGAEARECF